From Dermacentor albipictus isolate Rhodes 1998 colony chromosome 8, USDA_Dalb.pri_finalv2, whole genome shotgun sequence:
CACAACACGAATTCCACTGAAAGCATGTCTGTAATCAACTCTTATCCCATTCAGTGCGCTCTCACGGACAAGACATTGGGTTAACCATGATGGTGGCAATATTGCTTACATACACATTGAAGAACCTGGAAATCATGTAAGAGATCATCAACAACAACCGCTTGCAGTAAAATTAAGCACCAGTCAAGCTTACCATGCTGTTTAGCAGCAGATGAATAGATGAGGAATGGAAAACAGCAGGGATGCCACAGGTAAGGTGGCATGAGGTTGAATGATGAATTGATGTCTACATGCCAAGCAGTTTCTCAATCGGCTCATACTTCCAGGCATCCTCCTTGAGCTTTTCGCTTATTGCTCGCAACTTTTGGAGCCTTTGTTCGTGCAGTTCTGCAAGACGTCACGCATAAAAGCAACACCTATGAAAACAGGTTATCAAATAGCACATAATAAAGTGGGCCTTTTATAAATATTCAAATCAGCTTCCTCACATGGTGCTAATTCCTTTCATGGCCACAATGGTCGAGAAGCGGACACTCATACTTCGTGAGCCACTGGTTGCGTCTAGCATGATGCACGCACAGTCAGCCACAAAAGCTTATGGGCCACGAGGTTTGTGATAAAGACGAACTTTCTCAAAGCCTCAATTTCGCTATTTCTACCTGTAGTCATTTCTGTGACATAAACAGTGATCCATTAAGGTAGAAGAGCAATGCCTTAACACAGTACAAATTAACATTTGTCATGGAACCGATGTCGCATAAATTTTGAGGCAGACTGCACGTGTGGTTGGTCATTATGTGTGCTCGCCGCTCAATGGCTTGCCAATACTATACTTCTGCTCTACCCTAAATGGAAAGCACACACTGCATCAAAACATGACACTGAACAAGATCCACCATGAAATTCAAATTGTGTTAACAAATCGGTAGTCACAGTCAGGTGTGCTGGTTGACACATGTGACGATGATGCCGCAATATCACTTTCAGATGCCCATCCTTGATCCTCAGATCACCAGTCTTTACTTAAACATCATTATTTCCACGTGTTTCCTATCTCTGAAGTCAGAAGCATTTGCTCTATTTACTGTCATTGAAATCAGAAACATGGCTCATCGAAAGAGACGGAGGCGATTTGTTTTACCTTTCTCCAATGAGCTCTGGCTGACTTCGACATCGTGTTCAAACTGTATGCCCGCCTTCGTTGATAGTAGGTCGGAAGTTTTCTGAGAAGCTGCGTGTGAAGATAATTAAGACTGTTAGAATAAATGCGATATGAACGAAACATTGATTTGATCTGAATTCATTCATGACAATCAATATTCATCAAAGCAAAACTGGACAGAGAATCACAGGGAAACAGAAACTTGGAAAAGGTGATTAACACATTTGAACAAGTCAGTTCCGATGTCCTTCGCCTCTGCACTGACGAAGATCAGtttccttgtcgaaacgttggggAGGCCTTGTTAACGAATGCACCAATTTCCAAGACGTGCAAAATTCACAAAGCACGAGTTACACAACGTAATTCACACACAAAACTCAGACAAGTGCTCCGTCAAGTTCACAGACACAGATGCTTTCGCTGTTAGGAGCAATCTGTATTAGTAAGTTCACGATCAAAGGAGAGGCGCGTAATCTAGCCAACTGGACTCCGTTGTTCCGTTAAAAGAAAGCCGAGATCGGCACCATGCATCAAGATTTGATATGCCACTAACGATTTTTCATGCTCAAGAGTTCAGGTATTAGTCACTGCACACTCGAGATGACCGCTGACGAGAAGATTAGAGGTCCGTCAGTTGCAAAACGTGCCTCACCTACTGTGCCGATGACATACTGAGGCTTCTCTTTGAACAAGACCTTGCGGATGTCTTCATTAGCTGAACGTGTGGCCATAATTTAAGCAGCAATGAACACGGTTGTTACGTTGTGATTGAAAGTTGACTACCACAACTAGTAACTATAAGAATAAAAGAAACA
This genomic window contains:
- the LOC135918299 gene encoding uncharacterized protein — its product is MATRSANEDIRKVLFKEKPQYVIGTVASQKTSDLLSTKAGIQFEHDVEVSQSSLEKELHEQRLQKLRAISEKLKEDAWKYEPIEKLLGM